A region of Vigna radiata var. radiata cultivar VC1973A chromosome 6, Vradiata_ver6, whole genome shotgun sequence DNA encodes the following proteins:
- the LOC106764847 gene encoding putative pentatricopeptide repeat-containing protein At2g01510 isoform X6 has protein sequence MNYIKACSRKNGILTFQKRHFQVDASIIKTGFDPNTYRFNFQVKNHLLHGDLGAARKLFDEMPHKNIISTNTMITGYLNSGNLSTARSLFDGMVERSVVTWTMLIGGYAQNNKFRDAFGLFADMCRHGLVPDHVTLTTLLSGFTEFDSVNEVAQVQTHVVKLGYDSTLTVCNSLLDSYCKTRSLGLACHLFKHMPERDSVTFNVLLTGYSKEGFNHDAINLFFKMQNLGFKPTEFTFAAVLTAGIQLDDIEFGQQVHSFVVKCNFVWNVFVANALLDFYSKHDRVAEVRKLFYEMPEVDGISYNVIITCCAWNERVEESLELFRELQFTRFDRQQFPFATFLSIAANALNLEMGRQIHSQAIVTDAISEILVGNSLVDMYAKCDKFGEANRIFVDLAHQSSVPWTALISGYVQKGLHEDGLKLFVKMQRAKIRADSATYASILRACANLPSLTLGKQLHSHIIRSGCISNVFSGSALVDMYAKCGSIKEALRMFQEMPTRNCVSWNALISAYAQNGDGGHAIRSFEQMVHSGLQPNSVSFLSILCACSHCGLVEEGLQYFNSMTQVYKFVPKKEHYASMVDMLCRSGRFYDAEILMARMPFEPDEVMWTSILNSCRIHKNQEMAKRAADQLFNMKILRDAAPYVSLSNIYAAAGEWENVGKVKKAMRERGIRKVPAYSWVEIKQKTHVFSANDMSHPQMKEITRMLDELEEQMEKQGYKPDSSCALHNVDEEVKVESLKYHSERIAIAFALISTPKGSPILVMKNLRACNDCHAAIKVISKIVNREITVRDSSRFHHFRDGSCSCKDY, from the exons ATGAATTACATCAAAGCATGTTCGAGGAAAAACGgaattttaacatttcaaaaaCGACACTTTCAGGTTGATGCTTCTATCATCAAGACAGGCTTCGATCCCAACACGTATCGTTTCAACTTTCAAGTAAAGAATCATCTCCTACATGGGGATTTGGGTGCAGCACGCAAACTGTTCGACGAAATGCCTCACAAGAACATCATCTCCACCAACACTATGATCACGGGTTACTTAAACTCTGGCAATCTTTCCACTGCTAGGAGTTTGTTTGATGGCATGGTTGAACGCTCGGTTGTTACCTGGACAATGCTCATTGGTGGCTACGCTCAGAACAATAAGTTCCGCGATGCTTTCGGTCTCTTCGCTGATATGTGTAGGCACGGCTTGGTTCCGGATCATGTCACCTTGACGACTCTCTTATCTGGGTTCACTGAGTTTGACAGTGTCAATGAAGTCGCACAAGTGCAAACTCATGTTGTCAAATTGGGGTATGATTCCACCCTCACAGTTTGCAACTCGTTGCTTGATTCTTACTGTAAGACGCGTAGCCTAGGTTTGGCTTGTCACCTCTTCAAGCATATGCCAGAGAGAGATAGTGTAACTTTCAATGTGTTGTTAACGGGGTACTCCAAAGAGGGCTTCAATCATGATGCTATCAACCTGTTTTTCAAGATGCAGAATTTGGGGTTCAAGCCCACTGAGTTTACTTTTGCTGCGGTTTTAACTGCAGGCATACAGTTGGATGATATAGAATTTGGGCAACAAGTTCACAGTTTTGTGGTGAAGTGTAATTTTGTGTGGAATGTGTTTGTGGCTAATGCTTTGCTTGATTTCTACTCCAAGCATGACCGTGTTGCTGAAGTGAGGAAGCTTTTTTATGAAATGCCAGAGGTGGATGGTATCTCTTACAATGTCATCATCACTTGTTGTGCATGGAATGAAAGAGTGGAGGAATCGCTTGAACTTTTCAGGGAATTACAGTTTACAAGATTTGACCGGCAGCAATTCCCATTTGCAACCTTTTTGAGCATTGCCGCAAATGCTTTGAACCTGGAAATGGGTAGGCAAATCCATTCCCAGGCTATTGTAACAGATGCCATTTCAGAAATTCTGGTTGGGAATTCTTTGGTTGACATGTATGCTAAATGTGACAAATTTGGGGAAGCAAATAGGATTTTTGTTGATCTGGCTCATCAAAGTTCAGTTCCATGGACAGCCCTGATCTCGGGTTATGTTCAGAAGGGGCTCCATGAAGACGGCCTAAAGCTATTTGTTAAGATGCAAAGAGCCAAAATACGTGCTGACTCAGCCACTTACGCCAGTATCTTAAGAGCTTGTGCAAATCTACCTTCACTAACCCTGGGAAAACAGTTACACTCACATATAATCAGGTCTGGATGCATTTCAAATGTATTTTCTGGGAGTGCACTGGTTGACATGTATGCAAAATGTGGATCCATAAAAGAAGCACTTCGTATGTTTCAAGAGATGCCTACGAGGAACTGTGTTTCCTGGAATGCACTGATTTCAGCTTATGCACAAAACGGAGACGGTGGCCATGCTATTAGATCATTTGAACAAATGGTTCATTCAGGTCTGCAACCAAATTCTGTCAGCTTCCTTAGCATTTTGTGTGCCTGCAGCCACTGTGGTCTAGTTGAAGAAGGATTACAATACTTCAACTCCATGACTCAAGTGTATAAATTTGTACCCAAAAAAGAGCATTACGCATCAATGGTTGATATGCTATGTCGCAGTGGGCGATTTTATGATGCTGAGATATTGATGGCTCGGATGCCGTTTGAACCAGATGAGGTAATGTGGACATCGATTCTCAACTCATGCAGGATCCATAAGAATCAAGAGATGGCAAAAAGAGCAGCAGATCAACTATTCAATATGAAGATCCTTAGAGATGCTGCTCCATATGTTAGCCTTTCCAATATTTATGCAGCAGCTGGTGAATGGGAGAATGTAGGAAAGGTGAAGAAGGCCATGAGAGAGCGAGGGATCAGAAAGGTCCCAGCATACAGTTGGGTTGAAATCAAACAGAAGACTCATGTTTTCTCAGCCAATGACATGTCTCACCCACAGATGAAAGAGATAACAAGGATGCTTGATGAATTGGAAGAGCAAATGGAGAAACAAGGGTATAAACCTGACTCAAGTTGTGCCCTGCACAATGTGGATGAGGAAGTCAAGGTAGAGTCCCTAAAGTATCACAGTGAACGCATTGCCATTGCGTTTGCACTTATTAGCACCCCAAAAGGGTCACCCATATTGGTGATGAAGAACCTACGAGCTTGTAACGATTGCCACGCTGCCATCAAGGTAATCTCCAAGATTGTAAACCGGGAAATCACAGTCAGGGATTCAAGTAGATTCCATCATTTCAGAGATGGATCTTGCTCCTGTAAGGACTACTG A
- the LOC106764847 gene encoding putative pentatricopeptide repeat-containing protein At2g01510 isoform X7 has product MNYIKACSRKNGILTFQKRHFQVDASIIKTGFDPNTYRFNFQVKNHLLHGDLGAARKLFDEMPHKNIISTNTMITGYLNSGNLSTARSLFDGMVERSVVTWTMLIGGYAQNNKFRDAFGLFADMCRHGLVPDHVTLTTLLSGFTEFDSVNEVAQVQTHVVKLGYDSTLTVCNSLLDSYCKTRSLGLACHLFKHMPERDSVTFNVLLTGYSKEGFNHDAINLFFKMQNLGFKPTEFTFAAVLTAGIQLDDIEFGQQVHSFVVKCNFVWNVFVANALLDFYSKHDRVAEVRKLFYEMPEVDGISYNVIITCCAWNERVEESLELFRELQFTRFDRQQFPFATFLSIAANALNLEMGRQIHSQAIVTDAISEILVGNSLVDMYAKCDKFGEANRIFVDLAHQSSVPWTALISGYVQKGLHEDGLKLFVKMQRAKIRADSATYASILRACANLPSLTLGKQLHSHIIRSGCISNVFSGSALVDMYAKCGSIKEALRMFQEMPTRNCVSWNALISAYAQNGDGGHAIRSFEQMVHSGLQPNSVSFLSILCACSHCGLVEEGLQYFNSMTQVYKFVPKKEHYASMVDMLCRSGRFYDAEILMARMPFEPDEVMWTSILNSCRIHKNQEMAKRAADQLFNMKILRDAAPYVSLSNIYAAAGEWENVGKVKKAMRERGIRKVPAYSWVEIKQKTHVFSANDMSHPQMKEITRMLDELEEQMEKQGYKPDSSCALHNVDEEVKVESLKYHSERIAIAFALISTPKGSPILVMKNLRACNDCHAAIKVISKIVNREITVRDSSRFHHFRDGSCS; this is encoded by the exons ATGAATTACATCAAAGCATGTTCGAGGAAAAACGgaattttaacatttcaaaaaCGACACTTTCAGGTTGATGCTTCTATCATCAAGACAGGCTTCGATCCCAACACGTATCGTTTCAACTTTCAAGTAAAGAATCATCTCCTACATGGGGATTTGGGTGCAGCACGCAAACTGTTCGACGAAATGCCTCACAAGAACATCATCTCCACCAACACTATGATCACGGGTTACTTAAACTCTGGCAATCTTTCCACTGCTAGGAGTTTGTTTGATGGCATGGTTGAACGCTCGGTTGTTACCTGGACAATGCTCATTGGTGGCTACGCTCAGAACAATAAGTTCCGCGATGCTTTCGGTCTCTTCGCTGATATGTGTAGGCACGGCTTGGTTCCGGATCATGTCACCTTGACGACTCTCTTATCTGGGTTCACTGAGTTTGACAGTGTCAATGAAGTCGCACAAGTGCAAACTCATGTTGTCAAATTGGGGTATGATTCCACCCTCACAGTTTGCAACTCGTTGCTTGATTCTTACTGTAAGACGCGTAGCCTAGGTTTGGCTTGTCACCTCTTCAAGCATATGCCAGAGAGAGATAGTGTAACTTTCAATGTGTTGTTAACGGGGTACTCCAAAGAGGGCTTCAATCATGATGCTATCAACCTGTTTTTCAAGATGCAGAATTTGGGGTTCAAGCCCACTGAGTTTACTTTTGCTGCGGTTTTAACTGCAGGCATACAGTTGGATGATATAGAATTTGGGCAACAAGTTCACAGTTTTGTGGTGAAGTGTAATTTTGTGTGGAATGTGTTTGTGGCTAATGCTTTGCTTGATTTCTACTCCAAGCATGACCGTGTTGCTGAAGTGAGGAAGCTTTTTTATGAAATGCCAGAGGTGGATGGTATCTCTTACAATGTCATCATCACTTGTTGTGCATGGAATGAAAGAGTGGAGGAATCGCTTGAACTTTTCAGGGAATTACAGTTTACAAGATTTGACCGGCAGCAATTCCCATTTGCAACCTTTTTGAGCATTGCCGCAAATGCTTTGAACCTGGAAATGGGTAGGCAAATCCATTCCCAGGCTATTGTAACAGATGCCATTTCAGAAATTCTGGTTGGGAATTCTTTGGTTGACATGTATGCTAAATGTGACAAATTTGGGGAAGCAAATAGGATTTTTGTTGATCTGGCTCATCAAAGTTCAGTTCCATGGACAGCCCTGATCTCGGGTTATGTTCAGAAGGGGCTCCATGAAGACGGCCTAAAGCTATTTGTTAAGATGCAAAGAGCCAAAATACGTGCTGACTCAGCCACTTACGCCAGTATCTTAAGAGCTTGTGCAAATCTACCTTCACTAACCCTGGGAAAACAGTTACACTCACATATAATCAGGTCTGGATGCATTTCAAATGTATTTTCTGGGAGTGCACTGGTTGACATGTATGCAAAATGTGGATCCATAAAAGAAGCACTTCGTATGTTTCAAGAGATGCCTACGAGGAACTGTGTTTCCTGGAATGCACTGATTTCAGCTTATGCACAAAACGGAGACGGTGGCCATGCTATTAGATCATTTGAACAAATGGTTCATTCAGGTCTGCAACCAAATTCTGTCAGCTTCCTTAGCATTTTGTGTGCCTGCAGCCACTGTGGTCTAGTTGAAGAAGGATTACAATACTTCAACTCCATGACTCAAGTGTATAAATTTGTACCCAAAAAAGAGCATTACGCATCAATGGTTGATATGCTATGTCGCAGTGGGCGATTTTATGATGCTGAGATATTGATGGCTCGGATGCCGTTTGAACCAGATGAGGTAATGTGGACATCGATTCTCAACTCATGCAGGATCCATAAGAATCAAGAGATGGCAAAAAGAGCAGCAGATCAACTATTCAATATGAAGATCCTTAGAGATGCTGCTCCATATGTTAGCCTTTCCAATATTTATGCAGCAGCTGGTGAATGGGAGAATGTAGGAAAGGTGAAGAAGGCCATGAGAGAGCGAGGGATCAGAAAGGTCCCAGCATACAGTTGGGTTGAAATCAAACAGAAGACTCATGTTTTCTCAGCCAATGACATGTCTCACCCACAGATGAAAGAGATAACAAGGATGCTTGATGAATTGGAAGAGCAAATGGAGAAACAAGGGTATAAACCTGACTCAAGTTGTGCCCTGCACAATGTGGATGAGGAAGTCAAGGTAGAGTCCCTAAAGTATCACAGTGAACGCATTGCCATTGCGTTTGCACTTATTAGCACCCCAAAAGGGTCACCCATATTGGTGATGAAGAACCTACGAGCTTGTAACGATTGCCACGCTGCCATCAAGGTAATCTCCAAGATTGTAAACCGGGAAATCACAGTCAGGGATTCAAGTAGATTCCATCATTTCAGAGATGGATCTTGCTCCT AG
- the LOC106764847 gene encoding putative pentatricopeptide repeat-containing protein At2g01510 isoform X4, whose amino-acid sequence MNYIKACSRKNGILTFQKRHFQVDASIIKTGFDPNTYRFNFQVKNHLLHGDLGAARKLFDEMPHKNIISTNTMITGYLNSGNLSTARSLFDGMVERSVVTWTMLIGGYAQNNKFRDAFGLFADMCRHGLVPDHVTLTTLLSGFTEFDSVNEVAQVQTHVVKLGYDSTLTVCNSLLDSYCKTRSLGLACHLFKHMPERDSVTFNVLLTGYSKEGFNHDAINLFFKMQNLGFKPTEFTFAAVLTAGIQLDDIEFGQQVHSFVVKCNFVWNVFVANALLDFYSKHDRVAEVRKLFYEMPEVDGISYNVIITCCAWNERVEESLELFRELQFTRFDRQQFPFATFLSIAANALNLEMGRQIHSQAIVTDAISEILVGNSLVDMYAKCDKFGEANRIFVDLAHQSSVPWTALISGYVQKGLHEDGLKLFVKMQRAKIRADSATYASILRACANLPSLTLGKQLHSHIIRSGCISNVFSGSALVDMYAKCGSIKEALRMFQEMPTRNCVSWNALISAYAQNGDGGHAIRSFEQMVHSGLQPNSVSFLSILCACSHCGLVEEGLQYFNSMTQVYKFVPKKEHYASMVDMLCRSGRFYDAEILMARMPFEPDEVMWTSILNSCRIHKNQEMAKRAADQLFNMKILRDAAPYVSLSNIYAAAGEWENVGKVKKAMRERGIRKVPAYSWVEIKQKTHVFSANDMSHPQMKEITRMLDELEEQMEKQGYKPDSSCALHNVDEEVKVESLKYHSERIAIAFALISTPKGSPILVMKNLRACNDCHAAIKVISKIVNREITVRDSSRFHHFRDGSCSCKDYC is encoded by the exons ATGAATTACATCAAAGCATGTTCGAGGAAAAACGgaattttaacatttcaaaaaCGACACTTTCAGGTTGATGCTTCTATCATCAAGACAGGCTTCGATCCCAACACGTATCGTTTCAACTTTCAAGTAAAGAATCATCTCCTACATGGGGATTTGGGTGCAGCACGCAAACTGTTCGACGAAATGCCTCACAAGAACATCATCTCCACCAACACTATGATCACGGGTTACTTAAACTCTGGCAATCTTTCCACTGCTAGGAGTTTGTTTGATGGCATGGTTGAACGCTCGGTTGTTACCTGGACAATGCTCATTGGTGGCTACGCTCAGAACAATAAGTTCCGCGATGCTTTCGGTCTCTTCGCTGATATGTGTAGGCACGGCTTGGTTCCGGATCATGTCACCTTGACGACTCTCTTATCTGGGTTCACTGAGTTTGACAGTGTCAATGAAGTCGCACAAGTGCAAACTCATGTTGTCAAATTGGGGTATGATTCCACCCTCACAGTTTGCAACTCGTTGCTTGATTCTTACTGTAAGACGCGTAGCCTAGGTTTGGCTTGTCACCTCTTCAAGCATATGCCAGAGAGAGATAGTGTAACTTTCAATGTGTTGTTAACGGGGTACTCCAAAGAGGGCTTCAATCATGATGCTATCAACCTGTTTTTCAAGATGCAGAATTTGGGGTTCAAGCCCACTGAGTTTACTTTTGCTGCGGTTTTAACTGCAGGCATACAGTTGGATGATATAGAATTTGGGCAACAAGTTCACAGTTTTGTGGTGAAGTGTAATTTTGTGTGGAATGTGTTTGTGGCTAATGCTTTGCTTGATTTCTACTCCAAGCATGACCGTGTTGCTGAAGTGAGGAAGCTTTTTTATGAAATGCCAGAGGTGGATGGTATCTCTTACAATGTCATCATCACTTGTTGTGCATGGAATGAAAGAGTGGAGGAATCGCTTGAACTTTTCAGGGAATTACAGTTTACAAGATTTGACCGGCAGCAATTCCCATTTGCAACCTTTTTGAGCATTGCCGCAAATGCTTTGAACCTGGAAATGGGTAGGCAAATCCATTCCCAGGCTATTGTAACAGATGCCATTTCAGAAATTCTGGTTGGGAATTCTTTGGTTGACATGTATGCTAAATGTGACAAATTTGGGGAAGCAAATAGGATTTTTGTTGATCTGGCTCATCAAAGTTCAGTTCCATGGACAGCCCTGATCTCGGGTTATGTTCAGAAGGGGCTCCATGAAGACGGCCTAAAGCTATTTGTTAAGATGCAAAGAGCCAAAATACGTGCTGACTCAGCCACTTACGCCAGTATCTTAAGAGCTTGTGCAAATCTACCTTCACTAACCCTGGGAAAACAGTTACACTCACATATAATCAGGTCTGGATGCATTTCAAATGTATTTTCTGGGAGTGCACTGGTTGACATGTATGCAAAATGTGGATCCATAAAAGAAGCACTTCGTATGTTTCAAGAGATGCCTACGAGGAACTGTGTTTCCTGGAATGCACTGATTTCAGCTTATGCACAAAACGGAGACGGTGGCCATGCTATTAGATCATTTGAACAAATGGTTCATTCAGGTCTGCAACCAAATTCTGTCAGCTTCCTTAGCATTTTGTGTGCCTGCAGCCACTGTGGTCTAGTTGAAGAAGGATTACAATACTTCAACTCCATGACTCAAGTGTATAAATTTGTACCCAAAAAAGAGCATTACGCATCAATGGTTGATATGCTATGTCGCAGTGGGCGATTTTATGATGCTGAGATATTGATGGCTCGGATGCCGTTTGAACCAGATGAGGTAATGTGGACATCGATTCTCAACTCATGCAGGATCCATAAGAATCAAGAGATGGCAAAAAGAGCAGCAGATCAACTATTCAATATGAAGATCCTTAGAGATGCTGCTCCATATGTTAGCCTTTCCAATATTTATGCAGCAGCTGGTGAATGGGAGAATGTAGGAAAGGTGAAGAAGGCCATGAGAGAGCGAGGGATCAGAAAGGTCCCAGCATACAGTTGGGTTGAAATCAAACAGAAGACTCATGTTTTCTCAGCCAATGACATGTCTCACCCACAGATGAAAGAGATAACAAGGATGCTTGATGAATTGGAAGAGCAAATGGAGAAACAAGGGTATAAACCTGACTCAAGTTGTGCCCTGCACAATGTGGATGAGGAAGTCAAGGTAGAGTCCCTAAAGTATCACAGTGAACGCATTGCCATTGCGTTTGCACTTATTAGCACCCCAAAAGGGTCACCCATATTGGTGATGAAGAACCTACGAGCTTGTAACGATTGCCACGCTGCCATCAAGGTAATCTCCAAGATTGTAAACCGGGAAATCACAGTCAGGGATTCAAGTAGATTCCATCATTTCAGAGATGGATCTTGCTCCTGTAAGGACTACTG CTGA
- the LOC106764847 gene encoding putative pentatricopeptide repeat-containing protein At2g01510 isoform X1, with protein MNYIKACSRKNGILTFQKRHFQVDASIIKTGFDPNTYRFNFQVKNHLLHGDLGAARKLFDEMPHKNIISTNTMITGYLNSGNLSTARSLFDGMVERSVVTWTMLIGGYAQNNKFRDAFGLFADMCRHGLVPDHVTLTTLLSGFTEFDSVNEVAQVQTHVVKLGYDSTLTVCNSLLDSYCKTRSLGLACHLFKHMPERDSVTFNVLLTGYSKEGFNHDAINLFFKMQNLGFKPTEFTFAAVLTAGIQLDDIEFGQQVHSFVVKCNFVWNVFVANALLDFYSKHDRVAEVRKLFYEMPEVDGISYNVIITCCAWNERVEESLELFRELQFTRFDRQQFPFATFLSIAANALNLEMGRQIHSQAIVTDAISEILVGNSLVDMYAKCDKFGEANRIFVDLAHQSSVPWTALISGYVQKGLHEDGLKLFVKMQRAKIRADSATYASILRACANLPSLTLGKQLHSHIIRSGCISNVFSGSALVDMYAKCGSIKEALRMFQEMPTRNCVSWNALISAYAQNGDGGHAIRSFEQMVHSGLQPNSVSFLSILCACSHCGLVEEGLQYFNSMTQVYKFVPKKEHYASMVDMLCRSGRFYDAEILMARMPFEPDEVMWTSILNSCRIHKNQEMAKRAADQLFNMKILRDAAPYVSLSNIYAAAGEWENVGKVKKAMRERGIRKVPAYSWVEIKQKTHVFSANDMSHPQMKEITRMLDELEEQMEKQGYKPDSSCALHNVDEEVKVESLKYHSERIAIAFALISTPKGSPILVMKNLRACNDCHAAIKVISKIVNREITVRDSSRFHHFRDGSCSSEGVHSLPHFHSIVDDIVQSLSLRKHK; from the exons ATGAATTACATCAAAGCATGTTCGAGGAAAAACGgaattttaacatttcaaaaaCGACACTTTCAGGTTGATGCTTCTATCATCAAGACAGGCTTCGATCCCAACACGTATCGTTTCAACTTTCAAGTAAAGAATCATCTCCTACATGGGGATTTGGGTGCAGCACGCAAACTGTTCGACGAAATGCCTCACAAGAACATCATCTCCACCAACACTATGATCACGGGTTACTTAAACTCTGGCAATCTTTCCACTGCTAGGAGTTTGTTTGATGGCATGGTTGAACGCTCGGTTGTTACCTGGACAATGCTCATTGGTGGCTACGCTCAGAACAATAAGTTCCGCGATGCTTTCGGTCTCTTCGCTGATATGTGTAGGCACGGCTTGGTTCCGGATCATGTCACCTTGACGACTCTCTTATCTGGGTTCACTGAGTTTGACAGTGTCAATGAAGTCGCACAAGTGCAAACTCATGTTGTCAAATTGGGGTATGATTCCACCCTCACAGTTTGCAACTCGTTGCTTGATTCTTACTGTAAGACGCGTAGCCTAGGTTTGGCTTGTCACCTCTTCAAGCATATGCCAGAGAGAGATAGTGTAACTTTCAATGTGTTGTTAACGGGGTACTCCAAAGAGGGCTTCAATCATGATGCTATCAACCTGTTTTTCAAGATGCAGAATTTGGGGTTCAAGCCCACTGAGTTTACTTTTGCTGCGGTTTTAACTGCAGGCATACAGTTGGATGATATAGAATTTGGGCAACAAGTTCACAGTTTTGTGGTGAAGTGTAATTTTGTGTGGAATGTGTTTGTGGCTAATGCTTTGCTTGATTTCTACTCCAAGCATGACCGTGTTGCTGAAGTGAGGAAGCTTTTTTATGAAATGCCAGAGGTGGATGGTATCTCTTACAATGTCATCATCACTTGTTGTGCATGGAATGAAAGAGTGGAGGAATCGCTTGAACTTTTCAGGGAATTACAGTTTACAAGATTTGACCGGCAGCAATTCCCATTTGCAACCTTTTTGAGCATTGCCGCAAATGCTTTGAACCTGGAAATGGGTAGGCAAATCCATTCCCAGGCTATTGTAACAGATGCCATTTCAGAAATTCTGGTTGGGAATTCTTTGGTTGACATGTATGCTAAATGTGACAAATTTGGGGAAGCAAATAGGATTTTTGTTGATCTGGCTCATCAAAGTTCAGTTCCATGGACAGCCCTGATCTCGGGTTATGTTCAGAAGGGGCTCCATGAAGACGGCCTAAAGCTATTTGTTAAGATGCAAAGAGCCAAAATACGTGCTGACTCAGCCACTTACGCCAGTATCTTAAGAGCTTGTGCAAATCTACCTTCACTAACCCTGGGAAAACAGTTACACTCACATATAATCAGGTCTGGATGCATTTCAAATGTATTTTCTGGGAGTGCACTGGTTGACATGTATGCAAAATGTGGATCCATAAAAGAAGCACTTCGTATGTTTCAAGAGATGCCTACGAGGAACTGTGTTTCCTGGAATGCACTGATTTCAGCTTATGCACAAAACGGAGACGGTGGCCATGCTATTAGATCATTTGAACAAATGGTTCATTCAGGTCTGCAACCAAATTCTGTCAGCTTCCTTAGCATTTTGTGTGCCTGCAGCCACTGTGGTCTAGTTGAAGAAGGATTACAATACTTCAACTCCATGACTCAAGTGTATAAATTTGTACCCAAAAAAGAGCATTACGCATCAATGGTTGATATGCTATGTCGCAGTGGGCGATTTTATGATGCTGAGATATTGATGGCTCGGATGCCGTTTGAACCAGATGAGGTAATGTGGACATCGATTCTCAACTCATGCAGGATCCATAAGAATCAAGAGATGGCAAAAAGAGCAGCAGATCAACTATTCAATATGAAGATCCTTAGAGATGCTGCTCCATATGTTAGCCTTTCCAATATTTATGCAGCAGCTGGTGAATGGGAGAATGTAGGAAAGGTGAAGAAGGCCATGAGAGAGCGAGGGATCAGAAAGGTCCCAGCATACAGTTGGGTTGAAATCAAACAGAAGACTCATGTTTTCTCAGCCAATGACATGTCTCACCCACAGATGAAAGAGATAACAAGGATGCTTGATGAATTGGAAGAGCAAATGGAGAAACAAGGGTATAAACCTGACTCAAGTTGTGCCCTGCACAATGTGGATGAGGAAGTCAAGGTAGAGTCCCTAAAGTATCACAGTGAACGCATTGCCATTGCGTTTGCACTTATTAGCACCCCAAAAGGGTCACCCATATTGGTGATGAAGAACCTACGAGCTTGTAACGATTGCCACGCTGCCATCAAGGTAATCTCCAAGATTGTAAACCGGGAAATCACAGTCAGGGATTCAAGTAGATTCCATCATTTCAGAGATGGATCTTGCTCCT CTGAAGGTGTTCATTCTCTGCCgcattttcattccattgtagATGACATTGTTCAGTCTCTTTCTCTCCGCAAACACAAATGA